The sequence below is a genomic window from Cicer arietinum cultivar CDC Frontier isolate Library 1 chromosome 6, Cicar.CDCFrontier_v2.0, whole genome shotgun sequence.
TTTGTTCTTGTGCTTGTGTGAAAGTGTGTGAGTGATTATATGGTATATGCAAATGCAAGTAAAAAAATAGCTATCGTTTCAGCTTTATTGGCGACacacatttattcaaaataaaacaatcgTTTCCCGAACaccaagaaaaataaaaataaaacatcaataatTATAGAAGCATACCTCATTGATGACGATTTGATGTCTAGTGTCTAGCATGGCTATTTCGGACATTGCCAAGTGAAGAATAGAAAGCTCTAAAATCTTCCCAGCTGGTTCATTCTGCAATGCATGATAAGATAATATGCATACAATGGCCATTAGCAAACAAAGTgatatacaataataataaaaattattattatatgtgtgtGGCTGAGTGCGGGAGGTTGTGCGTGTATGCAAGGGATAAAACAGAAATAAACAGTTACAAGCAGTGCCAGTgtcattatataaattatttgtcaaataataataataataaataataacaataataatgatgCTATATGTATACATATCTACTAAGACAGACAATTTTGGGGAGGCCATAGCCTCCGCTGCCATAACTATGTTCTGCACTTGGTTGCAAGCCTGACTTGAAATTTAGTTATTGTATGACTAAGACAGAAATAGATGCAAATAAGTATCATCAAACAGTTACTAAAccaatataaaaaaactaagcTGTCTACTATATCACGCAATTTATGATAACGATATCAGATAAGATGACAGATACGACGATTTCAGAAACTATCAACCTACAATTGTAGTGTACTACGCAATATGCAAGGGTTTCTAAATTCAATGTAAATAATACAGGTGCAGATGTGATGCATTCATCAGTAATGAGTAAATAAACTAAGTCATCAAATGAAAATGATCATTGTCTTGGGTCCGGATAAAATATAGTAATTGGGCAAGATGGACTGCTTTAATGATTTTTACTCAACAGGCCGAATTTAACCGCATTAAAGTGTAAATGCATCTCATCTCATATTTATAATGACAGTAAATAAGAATGAAACTATTTTCAATAAGATCCTAAATTTCCAATGCTCTATTAACTCTGTTGTTTGTTAAAATTGTTATTCCCAACAGTAACTGTTTAATGATCCCAATATATCCAACAAAACACTCAATACTATTACTATTTCCAACAGAATCACCACCAACCGATCAATAATTAAGGTTTTtgatttgttattattttttacttaggAATTATATCCTATTTTGGATTACCTCATTCAAGTATTGAATAGGGATACCTTACTAGGGTGTTTGGTTACGTTAGGACAATAAATAGACAGTTGGTGTAAACATTTGATACACACTTTTAGCATAAATAATAAGGTATTAAGaattccttttcttcaaagagCATCTATAATCAAAGTCAAAGGAGTACACTAGGATCATTGTTCTACATCAATAGGTCATTATACTTAATAATATCAGTAAAGGGAGAAAAACCTCTTTGCCACCAAGTGGGAAGAGGCTTTTGTTGTAGAAAATAATATGGAAGGAAAAAGACACAACAGAAAGTCATGCCTATGAGAACTTGTGATTTTAGGTTGAACTGTTTTAGCATGATAAATCCCTTCTTCTCATTGCCCAACTTTTATAGGTAATTTCTGTCTTTGTAAACTTAAACTTTGAAATGTTAATTATTGCATTGTTTCAAATGATGGTGAAGATAGTAGAATAAATAATATGGCCAAAGTAGTCATAATAAATTTCTGCCGCATTGACTAAGAATATGGCCAAAGTAGTCATGATATAGCTTGGACAATCCCCACCTCTTGATCTAACTCAAACTTTTAAGTAAGGTTTACGCCAAATTCTATGATTATTTCATAAAGCATGTACTATTGGTTCATTTTGTTAGGGATGCAGGGGGAGATAATAAATTGTGTGCAAAAGCTATTACATTTCTTGTACCTTCCAATTTGGTGGGATAACTTTGTTAATAATAGGGACATGAATGTCCCATCGATCCTTGACAGCAACCAATAGTTTCCTAGTGAACCTGCAGATATGGTAGAGTGATAGATTAATAGCTTCCTTCACAAGGGTTGGAATAAAGAGTTCTAGGTTCAATTAATGCAGTGTTTGAGGAAAATTGAGAAGATTTTGCTACAAGTATATAAGTCTGATGCATGCGTTATATGTAAAAGGTCTACATTTACCTCAAAATCAGTCTGCTATATACCAACTTTGGGGGAGCTGCGAGAACTTCTTCTTCTGGCATAATAGAACATAACAtgttataaaagaaaattgtaaatcgagcaaataataaatgttttacAACCAAGGCTTTTCCAAGGAATACAAGTGACAACACCCATTTTTATCATATGACATAATAAAGAAGGCTGCACCAACTATTCAATACCTAAGATATAATACCATAATCGTAAAAAATTCACCAGTAACAGATGATGCCGGAATTAAAATCTGTATAAATAAATCTGtcataaatatgttttaaataaaatcatggaagtgataaaattaattaacttcTAAGTTCTAATCATTTGGTCGAGTCGATGACGAAATGATGTAATTGAAAAGGAACAAAACAACAGACAAGAAAATCTTTGGTTGTGGGTAATGAATGGGTAGAGATGCAGGTGATTGCGTACAACTGAAAGGGAGATGATGAAAAACAATAGAGCGAAAGGGAGGCACTGTCGAAGGGCTGGAAATAAAGGGACGTGAGAACCATGTagtttttatgattaatttcgGGGTTTTCATCAACTTACAATTAAAACATTTTAAGCTGGTGTTACAAAATGATAGCATTTGACTTGTTAACGGTATAAAACGGTTTAACACCAGGCTGCAAATGGCACACATCAGACTGCATTAGCTGCAACACAACTACAGTTTCATGCTGCACTCCTGACTCTTATTAATTTGGACATGATACAACTTCTAAGCTAGAATTATCATGAAAAGTCAATTAATTTTTCTGCTGAAGCTTACTTTCAAGCTTCAATCCTAGAAGCAAATGAAACACTACACATAAAGAACTGCCTAGCTTTCATTTCCAAATATCGATTAAATTGCAATTTTACCAGCAAATCAAATTGGCAAGTCGTATTTATTAGTCATGAAAGTGTTATATCAAATGTACAACTTGAAAAAACTACTAGTTTAGACACTAGAAATTGAAGTTGGAAATAATAACAGGGAAATATGATATATGTACATTACcaattatgttattataattattatcattgAGGAAAAAAGTGTACtttattattcattattttttaaaatggtatTATTATTCATTCTTACCAATTGCAGACTCGAGTTGAATGTCCCGAAGAAGTTCATTTGCTTCTTCATCCGTTTCAACCTCAACAGTAGGCCCTCCGAAACTCATGTGATTATACTCCAACAATTTCTCCTTGTCAAATTCATAACCAGTCTCTGTAACAAACACGTTGAATTCAATTCATAACAAAATCATACAATTATCAATTAACCACAATGAAAAGAAGTTACGGCGAAATACCTCGGCGAGCATTCATCCGTTTCTCAAATAGCCGAACCGGATCCAAACCTTCCAAGCAAGATGCATAAATTATAGATAGAGCAAGTTCTCTGGCTGCTCTAGGACTACAAAACCGGCCGCTTTTATCGACTTTAGGCAAATCAGTGGAAAACTTATCGTTTTCTGAAACAAAAGCATTGTCTCTGTCAAGTGATAAAGTTGAATTGCGGGTAGAGCATCGAATAGATAATGAAGAAGAAGTGTCAAATTTGGATTTAGAAAAGAATTTGGGGAAATGAGAGTAACGTTGAGATTTTAGTAGCAGCGTAGATGGAAGAGAAAAACGGTGGTTGAGTTTGGAAGAAGAAGTTGAAGAGAGGGGAAGCAAGGCTCCCTCCATTGCAGCAGTGTATAGATAtagataacaataataattggACCGTAAATATCTTTAGCTTTTATATTTCCCAATGTACCGGTGACAAAGCGTGCGCCACCCTTCATCAAAAATTCCACAGTAGCTTTTCGAAAAACTACCGTAGGTAGTCAAAAAGAACGGGTTGAATAGATAAATTACTTCACAGTTAATATCAAtcagattaaaatttatattttgaaattataaaatgataattaaaataagtagattaactattttttataaaatttgagtttattatagattaatttgttcataaataattatgattacttaaaatattagttaatgGATAATGATCCTATAATAATTTTTGTCTTTGCAATTAAACATATTccattgttttttaattttaaatattttgaattatctTTTGGAAATATATTTAGACTGTTATAAAAATTTctccataaaaattaaatttttggattaattaaataaaaaataaacttattttaaaacttataaaaaatgatcttcttcttcatttaagttattttcacTCACCAAACATCACATAAATTCTTCCTACAATACATATTCAAAATCTAGAAGATGAATTCTTCTGCTAAATGCTCTTGGTGGGTATGAATGATTTATttgttcatatatttt
It includes:
- the LOC101511902 gene encoding uncharacterized protein, translating into MEGALLPLSSTSSSKLNHRFSLPSTLLLKSQRYSHFPKFFSKSKFDTSSSLSIRCSTRNSTLSLDRDNAFVSENDKFSTDLPKVDKSGRFCSPRAARELALSIIYASCLEGLDPVRLFEKRMNARRETGYEFDKEKLLEYNHMSFGGPTVEVETDEEANELLRDIQLESAIEEEVLAAPPKLVYSRLILRFTRKLLVAVKDRWDIHVPIINKVIPPNWKNEPAGKILELSILHLAMSEIAMLDTRHQIVINEAVDLAKRFCDGAAPRIINGCLRTFYQDLEASNNRV